Proteins encoded by one window of Acetivibrio thermocellus ATCC 27405:
- a CDS encoding DNA cytosine methyltransferase: MKFELGELFCGPGGLAYGAKTAEIENKEYRIIHKWANDYDRDTCDTYIHNICPDNPESVICQDVRKLNIDSLQPIDALAFGFPCNDFSVVGEQKGFNGEYGPLYTYGVKVLKKFKPMWFLAENVGGLKSANDGGAFKKILNDLGEAGYRLYPHLYKFEEYGIPQARHRIIIIGIRKDLPYEFKVPSPVPYKDLDNTCRTALEVPPIPKDAPNNELTRQSAIVTERLKYIRPGENAFTADLPEHLRLNVKGAKISQIYKRLDPNRPAYTVTGSGGGGTHIYHYAEPRALTNRERARLQTFPDDYLFKGSKESVRRQIGMAVPAKGAKIIFEAVLRTFAGIEYENVPCNVNE; encoded by the coding sequence ATGAAATTTGAATTAGGAGAACTGTTTTGTGGTCCTGGAGGGCTGGCTTATGGAGCAAAAACAGCAGAAATAGAAAATAAGGAATATAGAATAATTCATAAATGGGCAAATGACTATGACAGAGATACTTGTGATACTTACATACACAATATATGTCCGGATAATCCTGAATCGGTTATATGTCAGGATGTAAGGAAGTTGAACATAGATTCTTTGCAACCCATAGATGCCCTTGCATTTGGTTTTCCATGCAATGACTTTTCGGTTGTAGGCGAACAAAAAGGATTTAATGGAGAATATGGACCATTGTACACTTATGGGGTAAAAGTATTGAAAAAGTTCAAACCAATGTGGTTTCTTGCTGAAAATGTAGGCGGTTTAAAGTCGGCAAATGATGGTGGAGCGTTTAAAAAGATACTTAATGATTTAGGAGAGGCTGGATATAGATTATATCCTCATTTATATAAGTTTGAAGAATATGGTATACCGCAGGCACGTCATAGAATAATTATTATAGGTATTAGAAAAGATTTACCGTATGAATTTAAAGTTCCTTCTCCGGTTCCGTATAAAGACTTAGATAATACCTGTAGAACAGCATTAGAAGTACCACCAATTCCGAAAGATGCACCGAATAATGAATTGACAAGACAATCAGCAATAGTAACAGAGAGATTAAAATATATAAGACCTGGAGAAAATGCTTTCACGGCAGATTTACCTGAGCATCTTCGATTGAATGTTAAAGGGGCAAAGATAAGTCAAATATATAAAAGATTAGATCCTAATAGACCAGCCTATACAGTAACAGGTTCAGGCGGCGGTGGAACTCATATATATCATTATGCTGAGCCAAGAGCATTAACTAATAGGGAAAGAGCAAGACTGCAGACATTTCCAGATGATTATTTATTTAAGGGTTCAAAGGAAAGTGTAAGAAGGCAGATAGGGATGGCAGTCCCAGCTAAAGGAGCAAAGATAATATTTGAAGCTGTATTAAGAACATTTGCAGGTATTGAATATGAAAATGTTCCATGTAATGTTAATGAATAG
- the rlmD gene encoding 23S rRNA (uracil(1939)-C(5))-methyltransferase RlmD yields the protein MDLVKKNEVYTIDITGMTHEGQGVGRIDNFTVFVDGPVEGEKVEIKIIKVKKSYAIGKLLQVLEPSSDRTEPFCPSYKRCGGCSLQHMNYEASLRFKTNVVRESIRRIGGLENVVVHDTVGMEQPVNYRNKAQYPIGRYKDGIRAGFYAKRSHEIIDCATCTIQHSVSDRVRAVVKEYIEKNNISTYDEITGEGLVRHIMTRVGFKTGEVMVVLVINGRNIPSQKKLVDRLVKEIPEIKSVVLNVNTKRTNVILGDENIVVYGRDTITDYIGEFKFNISPLSFFQVNPVQTEVLYRKALDYAQLTGKETVFDLYCGIGTISLFLSKKAKRIYGVEVVEAAVKDAWENAKVNGVENAEFIVGEAEKVIPEMYEKGVRADVVVVDPPRKGCDEAVLKTLVDMKPERIVYVSCNPATLARDLKYLAEGGFEVREVQPVDMFPWTYHVECVALIEKK from the coding sequence TTGGATTTGGTAAAGAAAAATGAGGTTTATACTATTGACATTACCGGAATGACCCATGAAGGGCAGGGAGTCGGAAGGATAGACAATTTCACGGTTTTTGTGGACGGCCCGGTTGAAGGGGAAAAGGTGGAGATAAAGATTATAAAGGTGAAAAAGAGTTATGCCATTGGCAAACTCCTTCAAGTTTTGGAGCCTTCCTCCGACAGGACGGAGCCTTTTTGCCCTTCGTACAAAAGGTGTGGAGGATGCAGTCTTCAGCACATGAATTATGAAGCAAGTCTTAGATTCAAGACCAACGTTGTAAGGGAAAGCATCAGAAGAATCGGCGGGCTGGAGAATGTCGTGGTACATGATACCGTTGGGATGGAGCAGCCGGTAAACTATAGGAACAAAGCCCAATATCCGATAGGAAGGTATAAGGATGGAATCAGGGCGGGATTTTACGCAAAAAGATCGCATGAGATTATTGACTGTGCCACCTGTACCATTCAGCATTCTGTAAGTGACAGGGTAAGGGCTGTTGTCAAGGAGTATATAGAGAAAAACAATATAAGTACATATGATGAAATTACCGGAGAAGGCTTGGTCCGGCACATTATGACCCGTGTGGGGTTTAAGACCGGCGAGGTAATGGTGGTTCTGGTCATTAACGGAAGAAACATCCCCAGTCAGAAAAAGCTGGTGGACAGGCTGGTAAAAGAGATTCCGGAGATAAAGAGTGTTGTTTTGAATGTTAATACAAAGAGGACCAATGTTATTTTGGGTGATGAGAATATAGTCGTCTATGGAAGGGATACCATTACTGATTATATAGGAGAGTTTAAGTTTAATATATCGCCGCTGTCTTTTTTTCAGGTGAATCCTGTTCAAACGGAAGTGCTGTATCGAAAGGCGTTGGATTATGCGCAGCTTACAGGCAAGGAGACTGTTTTTGATTTGTATTGCGGTATAGGCACTATTTCGCTGTTTTTGTCAAAGAAGGCGAAAAGGATTTATGGTGTTGAAGTTGTTGAGGCGGCAGTGAAGGATGCGTGGGAAAATGCCAAGGTTAACGGAGTGGAAAATGCGGAGTTTATAGTTGGAGAAGCGGAAAAGGTAATACCCGAGATGTATGAAAAGGGCGTGCGCGCGGATGTTGTGGTGGTTGACCCTCCAAGGAAGGGATGCGATGAGGCAGTGCTGAAGACTTTGGTGGATATGAAGCCGGAGAGGATTGTTTATGTGTCCTGCAATCCGGCGACACTGGCAAGGGATTTGAAGTACTTGGCGGAAGGCGGGTTTGAGGTTCGGGAGGTTCAACCTGTGGACATGTTCCCGTGGACGTATCACGTGGAGTGCGTTGCGTTGATAGAGAAGAAATAG
- a CDS encoding ImmA/IrrE family metallo-endopeptidase: MIQLDFKTKNNGTPILKRVEIDDLAERVLQDYNSKVLQEPCSLDVEHFSECYAGLEMDYQDLTHNQSILGMTVFNDCYIPVYDADNNKAKRIPVNEGTILIDNSLLNEDQLRRGRFTHAHEIAHWLLHRHIYTINKMQMTLFDSAIPNEPVIKCRTIDIESAGKRQLVTDDDWIEWQADYMASALLMPKKIFTRYVTAKFKSAGMVGMCYEMGTDFEKDLWADVLSREIADIFDVSLTAARIRLKNLNFIKEKQEYKQFSII, translated from the coding sequence TTGATTCAATTAGATTTTAAAACTAAAAATAATGGTACACCTATTCTTAAAAGAGTAGAGATAGATGATTTAGCAGAAAGAGTTTTACAGGATTATAACTCAAAGGTCCTTCAAGAGCCTTGCAGTTTAGATGTAGAGCATTTTTCAGAATGTTATGCTGGATTGGAAATGGATTATCAAGATTTGACACATAATCAATCCATATTAGGAATGACAGTATTTAATGATTGTTATATTCCTGTATATGATGCAGATAATAATAAAGCGAAAAGAATACCAGTAAATGAAGGGACTATATTAATAGACAATAGTCTTCTGAATGAAGATCAATTAAGAAGAGGCCGCTTTACTCATGCACACGAGATAGCACATTGGCTTTTACACAGACATATTTACACAATTAATAAAATGCAGATGACATTATTTGATAGTGCTATCCCAAATGAGCCAGTGATAAAATGCCGTACAATCGATATTGAAAGTGCAGGGAAAAGGCAGCTTGTAACTGATGATGATTGGATTGAATGGCAGGCGGATTATATGGCTTCAGCATTATTAATGCCTAAGAAAATCTTTACCAGATATGTAACAGCTAAATTTAAGTCAGCAGGTATGGTGGGAATGTGTTATGAAATGGGAACTGATTTTGAAAAAGATTTATGGGCAGATGTCTTAAGTCGTGAAATTGCAGATATATTTGACGTATCTTTAACAGCTGCAAGGATAAGACTTAAAAATTTGAATTTCATTAAGGAAAAACAGGAATATAAGCAGTTTTCTATTATTTAA
- a CDS encoding helix-turn-helix domain-containing protein: MSSKFGDFIAEKRKQKEISLRKMAELLDISPAYWSDIEKGRRNPPNINKIEEIAKILGLTPEETDYMIDIASEDRDEIPMDLPDYIKESGLARTALRKARKIESEGKSDITEKAWIEFIKALDEKE, encoded by the coding sequence ATGAGTAGTAAGTTTGGGGATTTTATTGCAGAAAAAAGAAAACAAAAGGAAATAAGTTTAAGAAAGATGGCAGAGCTGTTAGATATCTCTCCAGCTTATTGGAGTGATATTGAAAAAGGGAGAAGAAATCCACCTAATATCAATAAGATTGAGGAAATAGCAAAAATATTAGGACTAACACCAGAAGAAACAGATTATATGATTGATATAGCATCTGAAGATAGGGATGAAATCCCTATGGACTTACCTGATTATATAAAAGAAAGTGGTTTGGCTAGAACTGCCCTTAGAAAAGCACGTAAAATCGAAAGTGAGGGGAAAAGTGATATTACAGAAAAGGCTTGGATTGAATTTATTAAAGCCTTAGATGAGAAAGAGTAG
- a CDS encoding very short patch repair endonuclease: MDNLTPEQRRKNMRAIKNKDSKSECILRKALWSRGYRYRKNYRKLIGKPDVVFVVKKVAVFCDGEFWHGYNYKENTDVAGTNKEYWNKKIKRNMERDLEVTRKLEEEGWIVLRFWSKQIIKDLDGCVNKIIEVLNTKS, translated from the coding sequence GTGGATAATTTAACTCCAGAACAAAGAAGAAAAAATATGAGAGCAATAAAAAATAAAGACAGTAAGAGTGAATGTATTCTAAGAAAAGCACTGTGGAGCAGAGGTTATCGTTATAGAAAAAATTATAGGAAATTAATTGGAAAGCCTGATGTTGTATTTGTGGTTAAAAAAGTTGCTGTATTTTGTGATGGAGAGTTTTGGCATGGATACAATTATAAGGAGAATACAGATGTTGCAGGTACAAATAAAGAATACTGGAATAAAAAGATAAAAAGAAATATGGAAAGAGATTTAGAAGTAACAAGGAAGCTTGAAGAAGAAGGATGGATTGTACTGAGGTTCTGGTCTAAGCAGATTATCAAAGATTTGGATGGCTGCGTAAATAAAATAATAGAGGTACTGAATACTAAAAGTTAG
- a CDS encoding restriction endonuclease FokI C-terminal domain-containing protein, which produces MLNYWWVTRPKRKLNSVPEVLSAFAELSLDQEWQGQRESHLSFEDALEQAGLKRKGERRDQTGGGARTYKAWLTSLGLIFTQESTGKIKLTLAGEAIMAGDSPVEVLKNQILKYQFPSSFSLSRGVQVAPRFKIRPFRFLLRLLNDPEIEYLTEEEIAKIIVTKAENETDKCYRYIVGKILEFRQSGDMIHEEDFFDKYKSSKGDINLEHPYRHLMDLANTIVNWLEYTQLVKRDNGEVRILEDKRLEVQQILSVSPPFIDRPEQHEYFQRKYGLDPKHKKDTRNLTETKTITAKIIAEQKIKKAYIVESLKQPITKITTDLIDKISEQTGFEDKLVEETLLKLYPRGSVGAFMTEYFEMAFKGRDEASDFEKATVQLFQNVFGFEAKHVGPIGLTPDVLILSDKDGYQAIIDNKAYSKYTISNDHHNRMVHNYIGNLNRYSNSSDPLAFFSYIAGGFGKNINSQIIDIVNATGVSGSAMSVSNMIKLVESYESKHYTHKNIRDIFSVNRQILLSDL; this is translated from the coding sequence TTGTTAAATTACTGGTGGGTAACAAGACCAAAGCGAAAATTAAATTCTGTTCCTGAAGTATTATCAGCATTTGCTGAATTATCATTAGATCAAGAATGGCAGGGACAGAGAGAGTCTCATTTATCTTTTGAAGATGCCTTAGAGCAGGCAGGTTTAAAGCGTAAAGGGGAACGCAGAGATCAGACAGGCGGAGGAGCACGAACATATAAGGCATGGCTTACAAGCTTAGGGTTGATATTCACACAGGAATCAACAGGAAAGATAAAGTTAACATTAGCAGGTGAAGCCATAATGGCAGGTGACTCTCCTGTTGAAGTTTTGAAAAACCAAATTTTAAAATATCAGTTTCCATCTTCTTTTTCATTGAGCAGAGGAGTTCAAGTCGCCCCAAGATTTAAAATCAGACCATTTAGATTTTTATTGAGACTATTAAATGATCCAGAGATAGAATATTTGACAGAAGAGGAAATTGCAAAAATTATAGTTACGAAGGCAGAAAATGAAACAGATAAATGTTATAGATATATTGTAGGTAAAATTTTAGAATTCAGACAAAGCGGCGATATGATTCATGAAGAAGATTTTTTTGATAAATATAAATCTTCAAAAGGTGATATCAATCTTGAACATCCATATAGGCATTTAATGGATTTAGCAAATACTATTGTAAACTGGTTAGAATATACACAGCTTGTAAAAAGAGATAATGGTGAAGTACGTATTCTTGAAGATAAACGATTAGAAGTTCAGCAGATTTTATCTGTTTCACCGCCTTTTATTGATCGACCTGAACAACATGAATATTTTCAAAGAAAATACGGCCTTGACCCTAAGCACAAGAAAGATACTAGAAATCTTACAGAAACTAAGACTATTACAGCTAAAATTATTGCTGAACAGAAGATTAAAAAAGCATATATTGTTGAATCTTTAAAACAGCCGATAACCAAAATAACGACAGATCTTATAGATAAAATTTCTGAGCAGACAGGTTTTGAGGACAAGCTGGTAGAAGAAACCCTTTTGAAACTGTATCCAAGAGGGTCTGTTGGTGCATTTATGACAGAGTACTTTGAAATGGCTTTTAAAGGGAGAGATGAGGCTTCAGACTTTGAAAAAGCAACTGTGCAATTATTTCAAAATGTTTTTGGTTTTGAAGCAAAACATGTAGGACCTATAGGCCTTACGCCTGATGTTTTAATTTTATCTGATAAAGATGGATATCAGGCTATTATAGATAATAAGGCATACAGTAAATATACAATTAGCAATGACCATCATAATAGAATGGTTCACAATTATATAGGAAATTTAAATCGTTATAGTAATTCTAGTGATCCGCTTGCCTTTTTTTCATATATTGCAGGTGGCTTTGGAAAGAACATTAATTCTCAAATTATAGATATTGTTAATGCTACTGGTGTTTCTGGTTCAGCAATGAGTGTATCTAATATGATTAAACTTGTTGAATCATACGAGTCCAAGCATTATACACATAAAAACATTAGAGATATATTTTCTGTTAATAGGCAGATATTGTTATCTGATTTATAA
- a CDS encoding helix-turn-helix domain-containing protein gives MKISEQIKVLCVRSNISVAELARRLGKSPQNLNSKLKRESFTIAELEQIAEAVEAKFERNFILTNGEKV, from the coding sequence ATGAAAATTTCAGAACAAATTAAGGTACTGTGCGTTAGAAGTAATATCAGTGTAGCAGAATTAGCAAGGAGGTTAGGAAAATCTCCTCAAAATCTTAATTCAAAACTAAAAAGAGAAAGTTTTACAATAGCAGAATTAGAACAAATAGCAGAAGCTGTTGAAGCAAAATTTGAGAGAAACTTTATACTAACAAATGGTGAAAAAGTATAG
- a CDS encoding SPFH domain-containing protein yields the protein MGLINFIKGQFIEVIEWTDSSADTIVYRFPVANKEIKMGAQLTVRESQVAIFINEGQLADVFEPGRYELTTENLPILTKLKSWKYGFNSPFKAEVYFINTRLFTEQTWGTQSPLPMLDPMFGPIEVGARGTYAFRVSDPVKFLKDVSGTRGTMATQDLTRTLRSYIMTYLKDTVAESKKSFFEMQSNMPEFAEMVKVHAKSKFEALGLELVEFTIESLILPEELRKAYQEGAQINLMGGMDTYAKKRALDAMNSAASNQGGGSFASMGAGMGAGAAIGNIMGQVFGGGFQQNPQYYQPQPQPQVQPPQQSVVCPSCKTGVPAGTKFCPNCGKSLVEEKDRCIKCNHEISKGAKFCPECGEKQEVVCNNCGAKLSPGTKFCSECGTKVE from the coding sequence ATGGGTTTGATAAACTTTATCAAAGGACAATTCATTGAAGTTATCGAATGGACGGATTCTTCTGCAGATACCATAGTTTACCGCTTTCCTGTAGCAAACAAGGAAATAAAAATGGGAGCCCAGCTAACTGTGAGAGAATCGCAGGTGGCTATATTCATAAACGAAGGTCAGTTGGCGGACGTTTTTGAACCTGGAAGATACGAACTTACGACTGAAAACTTGCCGATTCTGACAAAGCTGAAATCATGGAAGTACGGATTTAATTCACCTTTTAAAGCAGAAGTGTATTTTATAAACACCAGACTGTTTACCGAACAGACTTGGGGTACCCAGTCACCCCTTCCGATGTTGGATCCTATGTTCGGCCCAATTGAGGTCGGAGCAAGGGGAACATATGCCTTCAGAGTGTCAGACCCGGTAAAATTCTTAAAAGACGTGTCAGGAACAAGGGGTACCATGGCAACTCAGGATTTGACCAGGACTTTAAGGTCATATATTATGACGTACCTTAAAGATACGGTTGCAGAATCCAAAAAGTCCTTCTTTGAGATGCAGAGCAACATGCCTGAGTTTGCCGAAATGGTTAAGGTGCATGCAAAGAGCAAATTTGAAGCTCTTGGGCTTGAACTGGTTGAATTTACGATTGAATCGCTGATTCTTCCGGAAGAGCTCAGAAAAGCTTACCAGGAAGGCGCACAGATAAATTTGATGGGCGGTATGGACACTTACGCCAAAAAGAGAGCTCTCGACGCAATGAACTCAGCCGCGTCAAACCAGGGGGGTGGCTCTTTTGCAAGCATGGGTGCCGGAATGGGAGCCGGAGCTGCGATAGGCAATATAATGGGACAGGTTTTTGGCGGAGGTTTTCAGCAGAATCCCCAATACTATCAGCCTCAGCCACAGCCTCAGGTGCAGCCTCCGCAGCAGAGTGTGGTGTGTCCTTCGTGTAAAACCGGTGTGCCCGCCGGGACAAAATTCTGTCCAAACTGCGGCAAGTCTCTTGTGGAAGAGAAGGACAGGTGTATTAAATGCAATCATGAGATCAGCAAAGGAGCAAAGTTCTGTCCTGAATGCGGAGAAAAGCAGGAGGTAGTGTGCAACAACTGCGGTGCGAAGCTTTCACCGGGAACAAAATTCTGTTCCGAATGCGGAACAAAGGTAGAGTAA
- a CDS encoding ABC transporter substrate-binding protein, with product MRNKRSMILKRKILPLLTALILIFAFSSCNKNNKNGPTDGAGDNNNGYSVTLKDSYDREVNLDKEPERIVSVAPNITEIIFALGKQDKLVGRTDFCDYPEEAKNIESIGNIDQPNVEKIVELQPDVVIASSIFTKEMLQKLEEANIKVAIFQAEKDFEGVYNMIEKIGLLLNAREEAKNVVTEMKEKIEFVKSKVDGLEKPSVYYVLGYGEFGDYTAGRDTFISRMIGMAGGKNAADDVEGWKYNIESLLEKDPDILICSKYYDTKEGIKNTDGYKELSAVKNGKLFEIDNNMLDRQGPRIADGVLELAKIIHPEVFK from the coding sequence ATGAGGAATAAAAGGAGTATGATTTTAAAAAGAAAGATACTGCCGCTGTTAACGGCGTTAATTTTGATTTTTGCTTTTTCTTCATGCAATAAAAACAATAAAAACGGGCCAACTGATGGGGCCGGTGATAATAATAACGGATACAGTGTAACTTTGAAGGATTCCTATGACAGGGAAGTCAACCTGGACAAAGAACCTGAAAGGATAGTCTCAGTTGCCCCCAACATAACGGAGATAATTTTTGCGTTGGGCAAGCAGGACAAGCTGGTGGGACGGACGGATTTTTGCGATTATCCGGAAGAGGCGAAGAACATCGAGTCAATAGGAAATATAGACCAGCCGAATGTGGAAAAGATAGTTGAACTTCAGCCGGATGTGGTTATAGCATCTTCCATCTTTACGAAAGAGATGCTGCAAAAGCTTGAGGAGGCCAATATCAAGGTGGCTATCTTTCAGGCCGAGAAGGACTTTGAAGGTGTCTACAACATGATCGAAAAGATTGGTCTTTTGCTGAACGCCCGGGAAGAGGCAAAGAATGTTGTGACGGAAATGAAGGAAAAAATAGAGTTTGTAAAGAGCAAGGTCGACGGCCTTGAAAAGCCCAGTGTTTATTATGTTCTTGGCTATGGCGAGTTTGGGGATTATACCGCAGGAAGGGACACATTTATCAGCCGCATGATTGGGATGGCTGGAGGAAAGAACGCGGCGGATGATGTGGAAGGCTGGAAATACAACATAGAAAGCCTCCTTGAAAAGGATCCTGACATACTTATATGCTCAAAATATTATGATACAAAAGAAGGAATAAAAAATACCGACGGATACAAGGAACTTTCCGCGGTAAAAAACGGAAAGCTTTTTGAGATAGACAACAATATGCTGGACAGGCAGGGGCCGAGAATTGCCGACGGGGTTTTGGAACTTGCTAAAATAATTCATCCTGAAGTTTTTAAATGA
- a CDS encoding ImmA/IrrE family metallo-endopeptidase — protein sequence MNLNNDLVPIIRKGDIDKEAAKFLQKYYPQGLKEPMAIPVEDIAELKMGLEIDYVNIDRNCDTLGMMIFSDGCVELYDKDTQQNIVRQYKKGTLLVESDLSEIANRGRERFTVTHEMVHWDKHQLRFMTLSYKDKAMAKACRCPKQKAYKPKTADEWIEWQADNIAAAILMPAEMFRIKAEELRGRYKAGKRINDFLWRGLSPEIIRELIIDELASVFQVSKQAAGIRLNTLGISI from the coding sequence ATGAATTTGAATAATGATTTAGTTCCCATCATCAGAAAAGGGGATATAGATAAAGAAGCAGCTAAATTTTTGCAAAAATACTATCCACAAGGTTTGAAAGAACCAATGGCAATACCAGTAGAAGATATTGCAGAGCTTAAAATGGGACTTGAAATAGACTATGTAAATATCGATAGAAACTGTGATACTTTAGGGATGATGATATTTTCTGATGGATGTGTGGAACTTTATGATAAGGATACTCAGCAAAATATTGTAAGACAATATAAAAAAGGAACTCTTCTAGTTGAAAGCGATCTTTCTGAAATAGCAAATAGAGGCAGAGAAAGGTTTACTGTTACCCATGAAATGGTTCATTGGGACAAGCATCAATTAAGATTTATGACCCTGTCATATAAAGATAAAGCTATGGCAAAAGCCTGTAGATGTCCTAAACAAAAAGCATACAAGCCTAAAACAGCAGATGAGTGGATAGAGTGGCAGGCTGATAACATAGCAGCAGCAATCCTAATGCCAGCAGAAATGTTTAGAATAAAGGCAGAAGAGTTAAGAGGAAGATATAAAGCAGGAAAAAGAATAAACGATTTTTTGTGGAGAGGATTAAGTCCGGAAATTATTAGAGAATTAATAATTGATGAATTAGCATCTGTGTTTCAAGTATCAAAACAGGCTGCTGGAATAAGATTAAATACTTTGGGAATTTCAATATAA
- a CDS encoding FecCD family ABC transporter permease, with translation MTFGDKKYRYRFALISGILLLFFLVLFSATVGAANISIFDALRILVRRIPFAGRFVPAGEISRTHELIVLNIRLPRVIAAAIIGAGLSAVGATYQGMFANPMADPYVLGVSAGAALGASIAIVMGTDKVVGGFGIITAVAFVFALLTVFIVFNIAKTGVKLSNTHLLLAGVAVSFFASSVMSVLMVLNRDKVSNITYWMMGSIAFTSWRQVLILAPLVVAGIVVVCVFARELNIIAVGEDEARSLGVEVEKVKKLLLVVCSVVVAACVAVSGVIGFVGLIVPHTVRLISRSDNRVVLPFSAIGGGMFLVLCDTISRIPTAEIPVGVLTSMFGAPYFISVLIRNKKKVV, from the coding sequence ATGACGTTTGGGGATAAAAAGTATAGATACAGGTTTGCCTTGATTTCTGGAATTTTGCTTTTATTTTTTCTGGTGCTGTTTTCGGCGACAGTGGGTGCTGCCAATATATCAATATTTGACGCTCTGCGTATTTTGGTTCGCAGGATACCTTTTGCCGGAAGATTTGTGCCGGCAGGAGAAATAAGCAGGACCCATGAGCTTATAGTGCTCAACATAAGGCTTCCCAGAGTTATTGCCGCCGCAATCATAGGGGCGGGTCTTTCAGCGGTTGGAGCAACGTACCAGGGAATGTTTGCAAATCCCATGGCCGACCCTTATGTTTTGGGAGTATCGGCGGGAGCGGCCCTGGGAGCTTCGATTGCTATTGTGATGGGAACCGACAAGGTGGTTGGAGGGTTTGGCATTATTACGGCAGTTGCTTTTGTTTTTGCGCTTCTTACGGTTTTTATCGTTTTTAACATAGCAAAAACCGGAGTCAAACTGTCCAACACCCATCTTTTGCTTGCCGGGGTGGCGGTCAGCTTTTTTGCATCTTCCGTTATGTCGGTATTGATGGTTTTGAATCGTGACAAAGTGTCAAATATTACATATTGGATGATGGGAAGCATAGCCTTTACCTCCTGGAGGCAGGTGCTGATACTTGCTCCCCTGGTTGTGGCAGGCATAGTTGTTGTTTGCGTTTTTGCCAGGGAGCTTAACATAATTGCCGTCGGAGAGGATGAGGCAAGAAGTCTTGGTGTTGAGGTGGAGAAGGTAAAAAAGCTGCTGCTTGTAGTTTGCTCGGTTGTTGTTGCGGCCTGTGTGGCGGTAAGCGGCGTTATTGGTTTTGTGGGACTGATTGTTCCGCATACGGTAAGACTGATATCCCGTTCGGACAACAGGGTGGTTCTTCCCTTTTCGGCAATAGGAGGGGGAATGTTTCTGGTACTGTGTGACACAATATCCAGGATTCCCACGGCGGAAATTCCAGTGGGCGTGCTGACATCAATGTTTGGTGCCCCGTATTTTATTTCGGTTTTGATAAGAAACAAGAAGAAGGTGGTTTGA
- a CDS encoding ABC transporter ATP-binding protein has translation MRQGKAYSIEVRDIEVSFGDLNVLKGISLQMEKGRFYGILGPNGSGKTTLLKSMARALRPQKGAIYVNGEDISRMKARELSKKIACLYQSTGIACDYPVMDVVLMGRYPYIKRFQTESAKDWEIAKKAMIASNVWHLKDRRINEISGGERQRVFIARALVQETDIVLLDEPISHLDIQHQIEILELVGKMAREGKTIIAVLHDLNFASMYCDHLIMLKDGKVIAQGEPQKVLTEETVNKVYGVKPFIIEGMDGSRPYILPLKRQGA, from the coding sequence TTGAGGCAGGGCAAGGCATATTCAATTGAGGTAAGGGATATAGAAGTATCCTTTGGAGATTTAAATGTGCTAAAGGGCATATCCTTGCAGATGGAGAAAGGCAGGTTTTACGGGATTCTTGGCCCAAACGGGTCAGGGAAAACCACGCTTTTAAAGAGCATGGCAAGAGCTCTTCGACCGCAAAAAGGCGCAATATATGTTAACGGTGAAGATATCAGCAGAATGAAGGCGAGGGAGCTTTCGAAAAAAATTGCATGCCTCTATCAAAGCACCGGTATTGCCTGTGATTATCCGGTTATGGATGTTGTGCTTATGGGAAGATACCCTTATATAAAGAGGTTTCAGACTGAAAGCGCCAAAGATTGGGAGATTGCCAAAAAGGCCATGATTGCTTCAAATGTGTGGCACCTTAAAGACAGGCGGATTAATGAGATAAGCGGAGGAGAGAGGCAGAGAGTTTTCATTGCCCGGGCCTTGGTGCAGGAGACCGATATAGTGCTTCTGGATGAGCCGATTTCCCACCTTGACATTCAGCACCAGATAGAGATTTTGGAACTTGTGGGAAAAATGGCCCGGGAGGGAAAAACAATTATTGCGGTCCTGCATGATTTGAATTTTGCCTCTATGTACTGCGACCATTTGATAATGCTCAAGGATGGAAAGGTTATTGCGCAGGGAGAGCCGCAAAAGGTTCTTACGGAAGAGACCGTAAACAAGGTATATGGTGTAAAGCCTTTCATAATTGAAGGGATGGACGGCAGCAGGCCTTATATCTTGCCTTTGAAAAGGCAGGGAGCATGA